The genome window AGGAGATATTACTTCGGCTGAGCAGGAGCAACAGGTGCGGCTGACTCTGCAACCTTTATCTCTATTGCATGTGCATCACCATATAGAATCTTATGAGCACCTACAGCCAGTTCAAACTCCTTCGTCTTCTCCATCTTATTTTCCGTACCCGCAGCACCATTCGAGCAGGTGATACCAGAAGAATCATACAGTCCAGCAGGTGTCTTATACTGTGCGATAACCTTTGCTGTCTTGCCTTTCTCCACATAGAACATGGTATCGTTTACAGTCAACTCTCCATCTGGTGAGCAGAGATCCATTGCAGCACCTAACATTTCAAGAATCTTTGCCATACCTGCAGGCATAGACTCCTGACCGGCATGTACAGCCACGTCTATCGTGGTTTCAATACTGAATGATGAATCGCGCGTACTCTTGGAATCGTGCTTAGAAGAATAAGAAGTCTGCAGACTGGTTGTCTTTCTCTTAAACCATCTCTTTGTGTTTCTTGTGTAATCCCTCTTATACTCACTTGAGTATTCATCAGTAAAAGAAGAGTTTTCAACACCAGTTACAGTTGCCTTGAAGTTGATGTCAATAGAATTGATAGCAATATACGGAATAGGAAGAATCGTCAGCAGGGGCACGCTGATGGTCACTTTTCGTCCATTCTGTATAAAGTTAAAGTACACATAGATAGCCTCCTTCGTGCCATCCTCCAATTGATTCAGACCCACCTCCTGAATGAAATTCACCGTAGTCTGTGCTGCCTCTGCCTGTGCCAAGATACAAGCATTCAACGGTCCACCAATTAAGTTGTTAAAAGGAAGTCCTTGCAACGCGCTGATAGTTTTACCAGTTACTCCCATAGTGTTAAGTTTTTAGTTAGGTTCTTTAAATGGACAGATTGACAAGATAGAACCTGTATAAATCCTGTCACGTCCGTTAGTTATTTAGTTATATAAATAATGCAGCTTCAGTTAAAGCTAATAGTCAAATCTATGTCGCAAATATAGAAAATAAAATAATAAGTTCCAAATAATTGAACAAGAAAAACAATATTCCTTTAAAAAAATCAAAAAGAAAGCAGTATAAAGTAACTCTATTGGCCTGACAGGGGATTACTAACCAGGCTGTTCCCAATCCCTGTCAAGATTTTTCTTTGCAAGCAACTTACGAACTTCCTAAAGGAAATATATGGACAATCAATGAAGCTGCAGGGGATTACAACCATTATATTAAGGTCATGACACATGGTTTCCGTTTTGCTCAATGATGTTCTGTCCGTCTCACAACAGTGATTAATACGGATAATTCCTCGCCATTACAAAAAAAATTAGTACTTTTGCACCCGTTTGCCGGCAAAGGGACATCTCTCTTTCCGACGTTTTCAATTATTATAATATGTACAAACCAACTTTTCAAAAGCGCAGCGTTCTGAAGTTCAAACACTTCTCCAACCACGGCTACTCACTCTTTACCGTTCTCGGCAAAGAGGTTCTGATTGGTGTACTGAGCGTCGCTACCTTACAAAATGCTACTGCCAAGGGCATTAGCGTTGAGACTGAGAAGGCAGAGACGGACTCAACAATCACCAACCGAGGCGTGATGATGGAGGAAGTGAACGTGACGGGAACGCGAGCACCGCTGACAGTCAGTCAGCAAGCGAGAATGGTAACTGTACTGAGCCGTGAGGACATCCAGGCGGCACCAGTACGAAGTGTAAACGATTTGCTGAAATATGCCGCCGGTGTTGACGTCCGACAGAAAGGACCTTTAGGTGCCTTGACCGACGTAAGTATCCGTGGTGGCAATTCAGAACAAATCACTGTCCTCCTTAATGGTATCAATATCTGTGATGCACAGACAGGACACAACTCCTTTGATTTCCCAGTTGACATCAGTGAAATCGAACGGATAGAAGTCCTTGAGGGTCCTGCAGCCCGCGTTTATGGCACATCTTCCTTATTAGGTGCTATAAACATCGTAACCAAAACTCCAAAGAAGACAAGTCTCTCTACCCATGTTGAAGGTGGCTCCTACGGCTATCTCAGTGCCGGCGTGCGTGGCAATATTGCCTCAAAAAGCCACTGGAATAATCAACTGTCAGCTTCTTACACCCGCAGCGATGGTTATCTCCGTAATAAGGCAGGCAGCCTCAATGCTGATTACCACACCGCAAAAGTCTTTTATCAGGGTAATT of Prevotella fusca JCM 17724 contains these proteins:
- a CDS encoding DUF2589 domain-containing protein; this translates as MGVTGKTISALQGLPFNNLIGGPLNACILAQAEAAQTTVNFIQEVGLNQLEDGTKEAIYVYFNFIQNGRKVTISVPLLTILPIPYIAINSIDINFKATVTGVENSSFTDEYSSEYKRDYTRNTKRWFKRKTTSLQTSYSSKHDSKSTRDSSFSIETTIDVAVHAGQESMPAGMAKILEMLGAAMDLCSPDGELTVNDTMFYVEKGKTAKVIAQYKTPAGLYDSSGITCSNGAAGTENKMEKTKEFELAVGAHKILYGDAHAIEIKVAESAAPVAPAQPK